A genomic stretch from Setaria viridis chromosome 1, Setaria_viridis_v4.0, whole genome shotgun sequence includes:
- the LOC117845121 gene encoding U-box domain-containing protein 52 isoform X2 gives MSYTFNMQPIVAAAKKKDARKDAADAAVRDCTPLSLRERGAGTAAVAVDGDRGSQYALKWAADHILSRGRPFFLIHVRRKPTSLHAPGGKQFAISHVQDDVSASFHAQMDLQAKDLMLPFQCFCSRRGLECCEVVLDGTDVAKAIVDFVARHKINKLVLGAACRNAFTRTIWKLDVPTSVTKSAPSFCSVYVIAKGKISSFRPATYADDNSKEDLKSDLPVKQLSGEPTDKLQNGHNPSKALPVRAAMPIYGSSDESTEDGSLISSNQQGHSDSSSLQTASSCPSEFFNNIDQQGYHLSPEYPQRYRDLLLSQNINNEQASHAPDRKFVGYDNSSLKDSALNHGYNVYSPLSPTEDDEAELSLFKIERKQNIGDMPPWNNTEERKEMARNPESSPSNVSSQRNRPDVEPCTQSAIGPRHKPLTLDTSSSDSQHRERITEEFTDHDCQDITQPLLKRWPQIHSPREDRIRGSAPGEPHMLPLNLKALPKPIETKRMLECLPTRLECRIYTPDDIANATEHFSDELKIGEGGYGPVYKATLDNTLVAVKILYSNVTQGLKQFRQEVELLNNIRHPNMVHLVGACPEYGCLVYEYMPNGSLEDRLFCRSGTPPLPWQLRFRIAVEIAGGLLYLHKMKPEAFVHRDLKPGNILLDAGFVSKIGDVGLARIIPRSMDGAAATTQYRETAAAGTFCYIDPEYQKTGLVCTKSDVYALGVIYLQMVTGREPMGLAYTVSDALEGGTFAEVLDGNVAGWPVQEARAFAELALKCCEMRRRDRPDLETVVMPELIRLHRLVSPSEYPSPSMDQLHHRSASEKELRLDDDLVDILSNGSVKGGASFAI, from the exons ATGTCGTACACGTTCAACATGCAGCCCATCGTCGcggcggcgaagaagaaggacgcccgcaaggacgccgccgacgccgccgtgaGGGACTGCACCCCGCTCTCGCTGAGGGAGCGCGGCGCGGggacggccgccgtcgccgtcgacggcgacaGGGGCAGCCAGTACGCGCTCAAGTGGGCCGCCGACCACATCCTCTCCCGCGGCCGCCCATTCTTCCTCATCCACGTCCGCCGCAAGCCCACCTCCCTCCACGCCCCCG GAGGTAAGCAGTTCGCCATATCGCACGTGCAGGATGACGTTTCGGCATCTTTCCATGCTCAGATGGATCTTCAGGCTAAAGATCTGATGCTTCCATTCCAGTGTTTCTGCAGCAGGAGAGGG TTGGAATGCTGTGAAGTTGTCCTGGATGGAACAGATGTGGCGAAAGCTATTGTCGATTTTGTTGCAAGACACAAGATCAACAAGTTAGTATTGGGGGCAGCATGCAGGAATGCATTTACAAG AACAATATGGAAATTGGATGTGCCAACATCTGTCACAAAATCCGCACCGAGTTTCTGTTCAGTGTATGTGATAGCAAAAGGAAAGATTTCTTCTTTTAGGCCTGCCACTTATGCAGATGATAACAGCAAAGAGGATTTAAAATCTGATCTACCTGTCAAACAATTATCAG GCGAACCAACAGACAAGTTGCAAAATGGACATAATCCGTCAAA GGCTCTACCAGTACGTGCTGCGATGCCCATATATGGCAGTTCTGATGAATCAACAGAAGACGGGAGCCTCATTTCATCAAATCAACAAGGACATAGCGACTCTTCATCTCTACAAACAGCATCTTCATGCCCAAGTGAATTCTTTAACAACATTGATCAACAAGGTTATCATTTGTCTCCAGAATATCCTCAGCGATATAGAGATTTATTGCTTTCACAGAATATAAACAATGAACAAGCATCCCATGCTCCAGATAGAAAATTCGTGGGATATGATAATTCAAGCCTCAAGGATAGCGCactaaatcatggatacaatgtcTACAGTCCACTGTCGCCAACT gaagatgatgaagctgaACTAAGTCTCTTTAAGATTGAACGGAAGCAAAACATTGGTGATATGCCTCCATGGAATAACACAGAG GAACGCAAGGAGATGGCAAGAAACCCAGAAAGTTCACCTTCCAACGTCTCATCTCAGAGAAACAGACCGGATGTAGAACCATGTACTCAATCAGCAATTGGCCCAAGACATAAACCCTTGACCCTTGACACTTCATCTTCTGACAGTCAACACAGAGAAAGAATCACTGAAGAATTTACAGATCATGACTGCCAAGATATCACTCAACCGCTTTTGAAACGCTGGCCACAGATTCACTCACCTAGAGAGGACAGGATACGTGGATCTGCTCCGGGAGAGCCTCACATGCTTCCACTCAACCTTAAAGCCTTACCGAAGCCAATTGAGACGAAAAGGATGCTAGAGTGTCTCCCTACTAGACTCGAGTGCAGAATATACACGCCGGATGATATCGCAAATGCGACTGAACATTTCTCTGACGAGCTGAAGATTGGAGAAGGAGGCTATGGACCAGTCTATAAAGCCACACTTGACAACACTCTTGTGGCAGTCAAGATCCTCTATTCTAATGTAACTCAGGGACTGAAGCAGTTCCGACAGGAG gttGAGCTGCTGAACAACATTCGTCACCCGAACATGGTGCACCTGGTCGGCGCGTGCCCCGAGTACGGCTGCCTGGTGTACGAGTACATGCCGAACGGCAGCCTGGAGGACCGCCTCTTCTGCCGGTCTggcacgccgccgctcccgtgGCAGCTCCGCTTCAGGATCGCCGTGGAGATCGCCGGCGGCCTGCTGTACCTGCACAAGATGAAGCCCGAGGCGTTCGTGCACCGGGACCTCAAGCCCGgcaacatcctcctcgacgccggctTCGTCTCCAAGATCGGCGACGTCGGTCTTGCCCGCATCATCCCCCGGTCCATGGACGGCGCGGCCGCGACGACGCAGTAccgggagacggcggcggcgggcacctTCTGCTACATCGACCCGGAGTACCAGAAGACGGGGCTGGTCTGCACCAAGTCGGACGTGTACGCGCTGGGCGTCATCTACCTCCAGATGGTCACCGGCAGGGAGCCCATGGGGCTCGCCTACACCGTCTCCGACGCGCTGGAGGGTGGCACGTTCGCCGAAGTCCTCGACGGCAACGTGGCCGGCTGGCCGGTGCAGGAGGCCCGGGCTTTCGCCGAGCTGGCGCTCAAGTGCTGCGAGATGCGGCGCAGGGACCGGCCGGACCTGGAGACCGTCGTGATGCCCGAGCTGATCCGGCTGCACCGGCTCGTCTCGCCGTCGGAGtatccttctccttccatggATCAACTTCATCACCGTTCAGCAAGTGAGAAG GAGTTGCGTTTGGATGATGACCTGGTTGACATTCTGAGCAATGGGAGCGTGAAGGGAGGAGCATCATTTGCAATATGA
- the LOC117845121 gene encoding U-box domain-containing protein 52 isoform X1 — MDLQAKDLMLPFQCFCSRRGLECCEVVLDGTDVAKAIVDFVARHKINKLVLGAACRNAFTRTIWKLDVPTSVTKSAPSFCSVYVIAKGKISSFRPATYADDNSKEDLKSDLPVKQLSGEPTDKLQNGHNPSKALPVRAAMPIYGSSDESTEDGSLISSNQQGHSDSSSLQTASSCPSEFFNNIDQQDRKFVGYDNSSLKDSALNHGYNVYSPLSPTEDDEAELSLFKIERKQNIGDMPPWNNTEERKEMARNPESSPSNVSSQRNRPDVEPCTQSAIGPRHKPLTLDTSSSDSQHRERITEEFTDHDCQDITQPLLKRWPQIHSPREDRIRGSAPGEPHMLPLNLKALPKPIETKRMLECLPTRLECRIYTPDDIANATEHFSDELKIGEGGYGPVYKATLDNTLVAVKILYSNVTQGLKQFRQEVELLNNIRHPNMVHLVGACPEYGCLVYEYMPNGSLEDRLFCRSGTPPLPWQLRFRIAVEIAGGLLYLHKMKPEAFVHRDLKPGNILLDAGFVSKIGDVGLARIIPRSMDGAAATTQYRETAAAGTFCYIDPEYQKTGLVCTKSDVYALGVIYLQMVTGREPMGLAYTVSDALEGGTFAEVLDGNVAGWPVQEARAFAELALKCCEMRRRDRPDLETVVMPELIRLHRLVSPSEYPSPSMDQLHHRSASEKELRLDDDLVDILSNGSVKGGASFAI; from the exons ATGGATCTTCAGGCTAAAGATCTGATGCTTCCATTCCAGTGTTTCTGCAGCAGGAGAGGG TTGGAATGCTGTGAAGTTGTCCTGGATGGAACAGATGTGGCGAAAGCTATTGTCGATTTTGTTGCAAGACACAAGATCAACAAGTTAGTATTGGGGGCAGCATGCAGGAATGCATTTACAAG AACAATATGGAAATTGGATGTGCCAACATCTGTCACAAAATCCGCACCGAGTTTCTGTTCAGTGTATGTGATAGCAAAAGGAAAGATTTCTTCTTTTAGGCCTGCCACTTATGCAGATGATAACAGCAAAGAGGATTTAAAATCTGATCTACCTGTCAAACAATTATCAG GCGAACCAACAGACAAGTTGCAAAATGGACATAATCCGTCAAA GGCTCTACCAGTACGTGCTGCGATGCCCATATATGGCAGTTCTGATGAATCAACAGAAGACGGGAGCCTCATTTCATCAAATCAACAAGGACATAGCGACTCTTCATCTCTACAAACAGCATCTTCATGCCCAAGTGAATTCTTTAACAACATTGATCAACAAG ATAGAAAATTCGTGGGATATGATAATTCAAGCCTCAAGGATAGCGCactaaatcatggatacaatgtcTACAGTCCACTGTCGCCAACT gaagatgatgaagctgaACTAAGTCTCTTTAAGATTGAACGGAAGCAAAACATTGGTGATATGCCTCCATGGAATAACACAGAG GAACGCAAGGAGATGGCAAGAAACCCAGAAAGTTCACCTTCCAACGTCTCATCTCAGAGAAACAGACCGGATGTAGAACCATGTACTCAATCAGCAATTGGCCCAAGACATAAACCCTTGACCCTTGACACTTCATCTTCTGACAGTCAACACAGAGAAAGAATCACTGAAGAATTTACAGATCATGACTGCCAAGATATCACTCAACCGCTTTTGAAACGCTGGCCACAGATTCACTCACCTAGAGAGGACAGGATACGTGGATCTGCTCCGGGAGAGCCTCACATGCTTCCACTCAACCTTAAAGCCTTACCGAAGCCAATTGAGACGAAAAGGATGCTAGAGTGTCTCCCTACTAGACTCGAGTGCAGAATATACACGCCGGATGATATCGCAAATGCGACTGAACATTTCTCTGACGAGCTGAAGATTGGAGAAGGAGGCTATGGACCAGTCTATAAAGCCACACTTGACAACACTCTTGTGGCAGTCAAGATCCTCTATTCTAATGTAACTCAGGGACTGAAGCAGTTCCGACAGGAG gttGAGCTGCTGAACAACATTCGTCACCCGAACATGGTGCACCTGGTCGGCGCGTGCCCCGAGTACGGCTGCCTGGTGTACGAGTACATGCCGAACGGCAGCCTGGAGGACCGCCTCTTCTGCCGGTCTggcacgccgccgctcccgtgGCAGCTCCGCTTCAGGATCGCCGTGGAGATCGCCGGCGGCCTGCTGTACCTGCACAAGATGAAGCCCGAGGCGTTCGTGCACCGGGACCTCAAGCCCGgcaacatcctcctcgacgccggctTCGTCTCCAAGATCGGCGACGTCGGTCTTGCCCGCATCATCCCCCGGTCCATGGACGGCGCGGCCGCGACGACGCAGTAccgggagacggcggcggcgggcacctTCTGCTACATCGACCCGGAGTACCAGAAGACGGGGCTGGTCTGCACCAAGTCGGACGTGTACGCGCTGGGCGTCATCTACCTCCAGATGGTCACCGGCAGGGAGCCCATGGGGCTCGCCTACACCGTCTCCGACGCGCTGGAGGGTGGCACGTTCGCCGAAGTCCTCGACGGCAACGTGGCCGGCTGGCCGGTGCAGGAGGCCCGGGCTTTCGCCGAGCTGGCGCTCAAGTGCTGCGAGATGCGGCGCAGGGACCGGCCGGACCTGGAGACCGTCGTGATGCCCGAGCTGATCCGGCTGCACCGGCTCGTCTCGCCGTCGGAGtatccttctccttccatggATCAACTTCATCACCGTTCAGCAAGTGAGAAG GAGTTGCGTTTGGATGATGACCTGGTTGACATTCTGAGCAATGGGAGCGTGAAGGGAGGAGCATCATTTGCAATATGA
- the LOC117845134 gene encoding VIN3-like protein 2 yields MDPPRGGAIIDPAKCRLMSVDEKRELVRELSRSPESAPDKLQAWSRREIVEILCSDLGRERKYTGLSKQRMLDYLFRVVTGKSSGPVEHVQEKEKESIPEPNTINHQSPAKRPRKSDNPSRLPIIANNSGASDVTAPTNNQRYCQNVACRAILRDKFCRRCSCCICFSYDDNKDPSLWLFCGSDQPSQKDSCGFSCHLECALKDERTGILQSGQCKKLDGGYYCTRCWKQNDLLGSWKKQLVIAKDARRLDVLCHRIFLSHKILISTEKYLVLHEIVDTALKKLEAEVGPLSGAPNMGRGIVSRLTVGPEVQKLCAQAIDAMESMFSDAAPANSRIQRPSMVPPNFIKFEAITQTSVTIFLDLDQCPMLAQEATSFNLWHRVAVTESYLSNPSGIILAPSKKLPVTELAPATSYIFKVVAFKNSIELGSWEVRMKTCCQKEHPRGSVPGGAGLEQNNGSLKTNSDGQSDPSSEGVDSNNNTAVYADLNKSPESDFEYCENPEILDSDKASHHPSEQMNNLQNIQMAAARATEVTELEEAPGLSASALDEEPNPCVQTGLLRESSNSVEHNQRTIPRSQDTSNAPDGNELVIIAPRYSCSVPPTAPKAMENGNENGGRSFKPKPCDKIVQNGYSKPEREPGNSSNKRTSGKLDDIGHKDCCSEASYEYCVRVVRWLECEGYIETNFRVKFLTWFSLRATPHERKIVSVYVDTLIEDPVHLSGQLVDSFSETIYSKKRSSMPSGFCMDLWH; encoded by the exons ATGGATCCCCCGCGCGGAG GTGCAATAATTGATCCTGCTAAATGTCGACTGATGAGTGTGGATGAAAAGCGAGAGCTCGTTCGTGAGTTATCAAGGAGCCCAGAAAGTGCCCCTGACAAGCTCCAGGCATGGAGCCGGCGGGAAATAGTAGAAATTCTTTGTTCTGATCTTGGAAGGGAGAGGAAATACACTGGTTTATCCAAGCAGCGGATGCTAGATTATCTCTTCAGGGTGGTGACTGGAAAATCGTCTGGACCAGTGGAGCATGtgcaagagaaagagaaagagtcAATTCCTGAGCCCAACACAATTAACCATCAGTCCCCTGCGAAACGACCAAGAAAGAGTGACAATCCATCACGACTACCAATTATTGCAAACAACTCTGGGGCATCTGATGTAACTGCTCCAACTAATAATCAGCGCTATTGCCAAAATGTAGCTTGCAGGGCTATTCTTAGGGACAAGTTTTGCAGACGATGTTCATGCTGCATTTGTTTCAGTTATGATGACAACAAGGACCCAAGCCTCTGGTTATTCTGCGGTTCAGACCAACCCTCGCAAAAGGATTCCTGTGGTTTCTCATGCCATCTTGAATGTGCTCTCAAGGATGAAAGAACAGGCATTCTGCAGAGTGGGCAATGCAAGAAACTCGATGGTGGTTATTATTGCACTCGCTGTTGGAAACAGAATGATTTGCTCGG GTCCTGGAAGAAACAACTGGTGATAGCAAAAGATGCTCGGCGGTTGGATGTATTGTGTCATCGGATTTTTCTCAGTCATAAGATCCTCATCTCCACTGAAAAGTACTTGGTATTACACGAGATTGTTGACACAGCATTGAAGAAACTGGAGGCCGAGGTCGGTCCTTTATCTGGAGCTCCAAACATGGGTCGTGGAATTGTCAGCCGACTTACTGTTGGTCCTGAAGTTCAGAAGCTTTGTGCTCAAGCAATAGATGCTATGGAGTCAATGTTCTCTGATGCAGCTCCTGCTAACTCAAGAATTCAGC GACCTAGTATGGTACCACCAAACTTCATAAAGTTTGAAGCTATAACCCAAACATCTGTCACAatatttttggatttggatCAATGTCCTATGCTTGCCCAGGAGGCAACTTCCTTCAATCTATGGCACCGAGTGGCTGTTACTGAATCCTACCTGTCTAATCCGAGTGGCATAATACTTGCACCATCGAAAAAGTTACCTGTCACTGAGCTTGCACCGGCTACAAGCTATATCTTTAAGGTTGTTGCTTTCAAGAATTCAATTGAGTTGGGGTCATGGGAAGTTAGAATGAAGACATGCTGTCAGAAGGAACATCCAAGGGGTTCAGTGCCAGGTGGTGCTGGACTAGAACAAAATAATGGGAGCCTGAAGACAAACAGTGATGGTCAGTCTGATCCTTCCTCAGAGGGTGTGGACTCAAACAATAATACTGCCGTATATGCTGATCTAAACAAATCCCCTGAAAGTGACTTTGAATATTGTGAAAATCCTGAGATCCTTGATTCAGATAAAGCATCTCATCACCCCAGTGAACAAATGAATAACTTGCAAAATATACAGATGGCTGCAGCTAGGGCAACTGAAGTCACTGAGCTGGAAGAAGCTCCTGGGCTCTCAGCTTCTGCCTTGGATGAGGAACCCAATCCTTGTGTTCAAACAGGGCTGCTCAGAGAGTCCTCAAATTCAGTAGAGCACAATCAAAGAACCATTCCTAGATCACAGGACACATCAAATGCACCAGATGGAAATGAGTTGGTGATTATTGCACCTAGATACTCTTGCTCTGTGCCGCCCACTGCACCAAAAGCTATGGAGAATGGCAATGAGAATGGTGGAAGGAGCTTCAAACCCAAACCTTGTGATAAAATTGTTCAGAATGGCTATTCAAAGCCTGAGAGGGAACCTGGCAATTCGTCAAATAAAAGAACATCAGGTAAATTGGATGACATTGGCCACAAGGATTGTTGCTCGGAAGCATCTTATGAATACTGTGTAAGGGTGGTTAGGTGGCTGGAGTGCGAGGGCTATATTGAGACAAACTTCAGGGTGAAGTTTCTGACATGGTTTAGCTTGCGCGCCACCCCACATGAGAGGAAGATTGTTAGTGTCTACGTGGATACTCTTATTGAGGACCCTGTCCACCTTTCTGGCCAGCTTGTGGACAGCTTCTCAGAGACAATATACAGCAAAAAGCGGTCTTCCATGCCTTCAGGTTTCTGCATGGATCTGTGGCATTAA
- the LOC117853525 gene encoding ribulose bisphosphate carboxylase small subunit, chloroplastic 7-like: protein MLINTDAASYLAGAGAICLRPEPPARLAQRRLPPAGSSSTARAASNGFRTHCMKTWNPFTNRRYEALSYLPPLTAESVAKEVDFILAKGWVPCLEFDKAGEIHRSNSRMPGYYDGRYWTLWKLPMFGCAGAAEVRRELDECRREYPDAYIRLIAFDSSRQCQCMSFVVHKPAHAPPAAASPAASN from the exons ATGCTCATCAACACGGACGCCGCCAGCTAtcttgccggcgccggcgccattTGCCTGCGTCCGGAACCGCCGGCGAGGCTCGCGCAGCGGAGGCTGCCGCCTGCAGGCTCATCTTCCACGGCGAGGGCTGCGTCCAATGGCTTCAGAACGCACTGCATGAAG ACCTGGAACCCGTTCACCAACAGGaggtacgaggcgctgtcgtaCCTGCCGCCGCTGACGGCGGAGTCCGTCGCCAAGGAGGTGGACTTCATCCTGGCCAAAGGGTGGGTCCCCTGCCTCGAGTTCGACAAG GCCGGGGAGATCCACCGGAGCAACAGCCGGATGCCGGGGTACTACGACGGCCGGTACTGGACGCTGTGGAAGCTGCCCATGTTCGggtgcgccggcgcggcggaggtgcGCCGGGAGCTGGACGAGTGCCGGCGAGAGTACCCGGACGCCTACATCCGCCTCATCGCCTTCGACAGCTCGCGACAGTGCCAGTGCATGTCCTTCGTCGTCCACAAACCCGCCCatgctcctccggcggcggcgtcaccgGCGGCTTCAAACTGA